The following coding sequences are from one Microcoleus sp. AS-A8 window:
- a CDS encoding folate-binding protein, with product MIQELHDVQQKAGATFESVGDVTIPVSFGNDTTAIQAARQGVALVDLSHWGLLKISGDDRLRYLHNQSTNDFQKLKPGQGCDTVFVTSTARTIDLATAYVTEDAVFLLVSPNRRQQLIEWLDRYIFPMDQVELKDVSHENVTFSLIGSVSDALLQQLSDEVLIEDAYASHQELMLNGLQVRVAVGNGLGLPGYTLIVSASHAARLWQVLTEAGGMPMGDRIWEQLRIQQGRPVPDRELTEDYNPLEVGLWQTISFDKGCYIGQETIARLNTYKGVKQQLWGVRLKAPVEPGAVVMVGEEKVGKLTSLTETDQGLFGLAYIRTKAGGKGLNVQVADVEGEVVDVPFLTHDYPA from the coding sequence ATGATTCAAGAATTACACGATGTTCAGCAAAAGGCTGGGGCGACTTTTGAGTCAGTTGGCGATGTAACGATTCCCGTAAGTTTCGGGAACGATACAACCGCGATTCAAGCCGCACGTCAGGGTGTTGCCTTGGTGGACTTATCCCATTGGGGATTGCTGAAAATCTCCGGTGATGACAGACTGCGCTACTTACACAACCAAAGTACCAATGACTTCCAAAAACTCAAACCAGGACAGGGCTGTGATACGGTTTTTGTCACCTCTACCGCCCGCACCATTGACTTGGCAACGGCTTATGTTACAGAAGATGCCGTGTTCCTCCTCGTCTCTCCCAATCGGCGTCAGCAACTGATCGAGTGGCTGGATCGTTATATTTTTCCCATGGATCAGGTGGAATTAAAGGATGTGTCCCACGAGAATGTCACCTTCAGCTTAATTGGGTCAGTAAGTGATGCTTTGTTGCAACAATTAAGTGATGAAGTTCTGATCGAGGATGCCTATGCCAGTCACCAAGAACTAATGCTTAATGGACTTCAAGTACGTGTGGCAGTGGGCAACGGCTTGGGATTACCCGGATATACGCTGATCGTTTCTGCGAGTCATGCCGCGAGACTCTGGCAGGTGCTGACAGAAGCGGGAGGGATGCCTATGGGCGATCGCATCTGGGAACAACTGCGAATTCAGCAAGGGCGTCCTGTGCCCGATCGCGAACTCACCGAAGATTATAATCCGCTGGAAGTTGGTTTATGGCAAACCATTTCTTTTGATAAAGGTTGTTACATTGGTCAGGAAACGATTGCCCGATTAAATACTTATAAAGGCGTCAAGCAACAACTCTGGGGCGTCCGCCTGAAAGCACCGGTTGAACCGGGAGCCGTGGTCATGGTAGGAGAAGAAAAAGTCGGTAAGCTGACCAGTTTGACAGAAACTGACCAAGGGTTGTTTGGTTTAGCTTATATCCGCACGAAAGCGGGTGGCAAGGGATTAAACGTGCAAGTTGCAGATGTAGAGGGTGAAGTCGTGGATGTTCCGTTTTTAACCCATGATTATCCAGCTTGA